ACCGGAAACATTCTTTGGATCGGGCATCCAAACCGTATTGAAACTGATCGAAGAGGGGGTAATTGGCGAACCCGTTGCAGCTACCTCATTTATGATGGGGCGTGGACATGAGCATTGGCATCCAGATCCAGAATTCTACTATGCCGCTGGTGGAGGTCCAATGTTCGATATGGGACCATACTATTTGACAGCATTGGTGCAGTTATTGGGTCCAATTCGTACGGTTAGCGGGATGACTGGTAAAGCGCTAGTCGAACGCACGATTACAAGTGAGAAGAAATCGGGTAATAAAATTCCTGTTCAAATTCCAACTCACGTTGCCGGAACATTAAGATTTGAGAATGGAGCCATTGCAACGCTGATTACAAGCTTTGATATCTTTGGCGGCAGTAACCTGCCACATATAGAAATCTACGGAACACTTGGAACGATTCAAGTGCCGGATCCTAATAACTTTGGCGGTCCGGTGAAATTCCGGCTCATGGGTGAGAATGAATGGACAGAGCAAACGCTGTTATCTGGATATGATCAAAATACGCGCGGAATTGGTCCAGCGGATATGGCTTATGCCATTCGGACGGGAAGAAAGCACCGTGCCAGTGGAGAATTGGCTTATCATGTACTAGAAGTGATGTGGGCATTCCATGATTCTTCAGATGCTCATTCATTCTACGAAATGAAGAGTACCTGCACCCGTCCTGAAGCTCTTCCGATTGGACTCGCTCCTTACACATTAGATTAGAGAATTCATTCTGAATCTGCAACCTATCACTTCCAATCTCCGTTTGAGAAGATAAAGAGTGAGGGAGTGACAAGGATGCGTAAGAGGCTTGGTGGCTGGATATGGATTTCAGTTGTTATTCTTTTCATAATTGGTTGTTCAGAAGATCAACAATCGAATAAGGAGCCGGCTCCAGCTGCTGCAATTACTGCAACTCCAGATATCTTGCCTACTGCGAGCGCTGGAATAGAAGATCCTAAAGCTGAAAAAGTACTTTACTCCAGTGATCCTGAAGCGATTAAAGCTTTCCTATCCGCTCAGAAGATTCCTAACGGAGATATCTATCTACAGGATAATAAGGTTCATATCAATATAGTGGGTTTGAACTCGCAGATTGAGCAGCGGTTTGCTCAGACTTTCGCGGCAGGTACTTATGAGCTCCATGATGTTAAATATTCGATGCAAGAGTTATTAGCTGCACAAGAACTTTTGCATAAGCAAGAACTCTACCAGAAGCTTAATCTATACGGTTCCGGTGTGGACACGATTGGTAATAAAGTAACGATCACAATTCCATCTGATTATGCTGACACGGCCATACTTGAGATAGAAAAATGGATCGCTCCGGATATGTTGACCTACGACATTTCAGAGCTAGGCGAACCACATGTAATAGGTCAAATCGTAGATATCGATACCAAACAGGCGAAGCGGATTCTCATCCTTGAACCTGGCATGGAAGATCCCTCTTACTGGTTCTCATTCAATCAGAAGTCAACATTGTTTAATGAAGCTGGAGAATCGATTAGCTTTAAGGATTTGAAGGTTGGACAGCAGGTTGAGCTATGGAGTACCGGTATGGTGGATGAATCTTTTCCCGCGCTTGCAAGTGTGCGGAGGTTACAGCTTAATGCTACGGAATAATCCAATAGCCAGCACCGTTTGGGAGAGGCAAACGGTGCTATTTTTCGTGAATAGAGAGAATCGCCTATTTTCGAACCCCTGAAGGGGTAATCCCTTTATACTGCTTGTACAGCTTGGTAAAATAATTGGGATTGTCGCAGCCGACTCTACCTGCAATCTCAGTCACTGTAAAATTGGTCTCGAGCAGCAATCGCTCTGCTTCATTTACTCGGCAAAGATTAACATAATCGATGAAGGTTCGACCTGTTAGCTTCTTAAAGGTTTTGCAGAAATGATATGGATTTAGATTTACGGATCTTGCGGCGCTTTCTACGGTCATTTTGTCATCGAAATGATTCTCCATGTACTCTAGAAGTGGCTTAAAACGTTCGCGATTAAAGGAGTGCCGCTCATTCGTTCTACCGGATACTTGTTCAGGTAGAAAGGTGCGAGAGAGCAGCACAAAGAGTAAATGCA
This genomic stretch from Paenibacillus sp. FSL H7-0737 harbors:
- a CDS encoding Gfo/Idh/MocA family protein; its protein translation is MDKVKVGIIGCGKISSIYMENCQKFEILDLVACADLDLERAKEQADKYNIPSVYTTEQLLNDPEIEIVINLTIPAVHADVCLKAIEAGKHVYVEKPLAVTREEGRQVLSAAREKGVLVGSAPETFFGSGIQTVLKLIEEGVIGEPVAATSFMMGRGHEHWHPDPEFYYAAGGGPMFDMGPYYLTALVQLLGPIRTVSGMTGKALVERTITSEKKSGNKIPVQIPTHVAGTLRFENGAIATLITSFDIFGGSNLPHIEIYGTLGTIQVPDPNNFGGPVKFRLMGENEWTEQTLLSGYDQNTRGIGPADMAYAIRTGRKHRASGELAYHVLEVMWAFHDSSDAHSFYEMKSTCTRPEALPIGLAPYTLD